The Candidatus Saccharibacteria bacterium oral taxon 955 DNA segment TCTCAGCTTCCCTCGTATTGCCCAGGAGCTAGGTCGCAAAGACCACACAACAGCAATCCATTCGATAGAAAAAATTGAACGATCGATCAAACTCGACTTTCTCATTCGCGAACAGGTCGCTGAAATCCGGGAGAAACTGTATGCCTAGTCCTTGTGGAAATTCTGTGTTCAACTTGCGTATATATGCCCGTAAAAGTTGTGTTCACTCATCCACAGCACACTCGTCGACATACATAAACTATGCTTTAGCAGCGGAAAAGTACCGACATTCACACAAGAAAGACACATCCATATCCGCGACAATATCCACACGAAAAATACCCAGATCCACATCTGTAAAAAGTCGATTTATCCCCACCATCCACAGTACCTATAACTACTCATCATAAATCTAAAAAGGAGAATAATAACTATTATGGAACTGTCTGTCACTCAAGATAATCTCGCTCGTGCACTTAGTGCCGTTGGTCGTGTTGCGAGCAACAGGGCGGGCCTACCGATTCTTGGCAATATCCTTTTACGCACAGAAGGCACTCGCCTATTAGTTGCAGCGACCAATCTAGAGATTGCGGCAACTTATTATATTGGCGCAAAAGTATCAAAGCAAGGGTCACTTACGCTCCCAGCTAAACTAGTAAGTGAGTTTATTTCAAGCCTCCCGAAAGGAACTGTGGATATATCTACAAAAGGAACATCTATGACACTTACGTCGGGCAATTTCTCATCGATTATGAGCGGTGTTGACTCTTCGGAGTTTCCAGAACTACCATCCATCGACGAAAAAGAGGCGGTTGCTTATACAATTTCGGTTACTGATTTTAAACAGGCGGTAAATCAAACGATTATTACAACAAGTAGCGATGTAACGCGACCTGTTCTGACGGGTGTTTATTGGCATTCAATCGACGGAGAATTGTACTTAGCGGGAACCGATGGGTATAGGCTGGCAGAGCGCCGTCTTGTTAAGACAAAAAGTGAGATCGCCGCAATTGTGCCTACGTCTAGCCTACAGGAAGTGCTACGTACGATTACAGATGGAGTTGATGAGATTGAGGTGTTGTTTGATGATACACAAGTTCGTTTTCGGGTTGGTAGTGCTGAGATTACGAGTCGCTTGATTGACGGCAATTACCCAGACTACCGTCAGCTGATTCCGAAAGAATCCGAAACCTCAATCCAGCTGAGGTCGGATGAATTTGCGCGTATTGTTAAGATTGCTGGGTTGTTTGCGCGTGAGTCTGGAGGTAGTATCACGCTCACGGCGGACGCCGATACTCAGCAGTTGAGCATTCACTCTATTGCTAGTGAATTAGGGGAAAACACCTCTAGCGCTGATGCAAAGATCACTACTAGCGGGCAGGTTACACTTAACTCACGCTATATTAGTGAAGCGCTTGGTGTCCTTGATGGTGAAGTAATTGAATTTAGGTTTAGCGGAAAACTCTCCCCCTGTGTCCTCACCTCTGTCGAGAAAAATCCAAACTATACGCACATTATTATGCCACTAAAGAGCTAGTATGAACATTAGGTCGCTTAGACTTCAGAACTTCCGTAATCACTCCGATGAGACGGTTTCGTTTGATAGCCCGATTACCGTGATTTACGGTAATAACGGTACTGGTAAAACAGCAATTTTAGAGGCGATCTATATCGCTCTGAGAGGCTCTTCTTTTCGAGGGACTGATAAAGATATTCTCAAAAATGGCAAACCATGGTATCGCATCGATATAGAGACAGATAGTTACGAGGTTACGTCAGTCTATGGTGTAAATGAGTATAAGCGAAAATATTTTTTAGTTGAAGACAGGAAGTCATTGAGACTTCCACGACAATTTCGTCGACCTGTCGTTTTATTTACTCCTGATGATCTTCGCTTAGTGGACGGTTCACCGTCTCGCAGGAGAAAATATCTAGATACCTTCCTTTCTCAGTATGACCCGACTTACGCACGACAGCTGAGGCGATATGAGCGTGCCCTTGCTCAGCGCAACAAGCTGCTAAAATACACAGAAACAACAAACGAAACGCTATTTTCTTGGAACGTTATTTTAAGTGACGCAGGGACATATATCATCAATGCTCGTTGTGATTATATCAACAAATTAAATCAGTCTATTCAAGCTTATTATCGGGACATATCGGGTAATAATGATCATGTGCGACTTGAGTACACTGGATATAGAGCCTCTAGTCAACAGTTGCTTCACGCCTATGAACATAGCCTTGCTCGTGACCAATGTGCGCAACATACCTCTGTCGGTCCACATCGACACGACTTAGAGATACGTTTAAACGATCGACCTGCCGAAGAGGTCGCATCGCGTGGAGAGGTTCGCACACTGATCCTTGCCCTCAAGTACCGAGAGGTTGATATCGTGCGAGCTAATGATGAGGTTGATCCAGTGATTCTCCTTGATGATGTATTTGGTGAGCTTGATGAGGTTCGTCAAAATAATCTGCTCAAGGAACTAGACGGTCTTCAGATAATTATTACATCTACTCATACTATCGGGCGAGAAGGTATCGCCCATATCTATCTCGCGGATTAGCGGATGGCGATATTATTAACACTTGTTAGTATATCGATCGGTATGTTTGGTGTATTGTACTTTGTGAGAACTATTTCTGGAGTACTGACTATCTCCCACGATCCTGATTTTTTTTGAGCAAGCACGCGGTAGTATCCACCTGGACTCGATGGGTCCATATTTACAGGGGTGAGTAGCACGCCAGCCCATTCTCCTTTGCTAAATAACTTCGTATTATTCGCCTGAAAACGTTGCATCTGGCTTGGGTATTTAGCAGTGAGAGCTTGAGAAAGGGCAGATAACTCATTTTTTGCAATTGAATCTAGATACGACTCAGAATAGCTTGGGTCAACCGTAATAGACTCTGTATTTTTAACACTAAAATTAACAGGCTTTTTTGAGATTTTATCTCCCGATGGGGTATATTCATACGAGCCAACACGTAGTTTAACGGTAGGTTTATCTTTGGTGACGGTTGCGATTACTGGCTTTTCTTCGGCGTTCTCATCTTTGATGTAGATCTCAACTTTTGATATGTTGTCCGACAGATTAAAGGTCACGTCTTTGTACTGAAGAAATTCGTATAAACCCCATATGACGGCAGAAGTTATAACAAGGATAACGGCTGGGATGAGCAGTTTTCTCATTTGAATGGATTCTCCTCATTTTTGAAGTGAATTTTATACTCAGCTGGGTTGTATCCCCAGGCTGATATCTGTGTAATAGCGGCGTCACGGTAAGTTGGTGGAGCGTCAATCTCTATAATGATGGCTTTCTCTGTTGGGTCTTCTGGATCGGCACGATAACCGATCGTAAACAGGAGGTTTGAGTATGGAAGTAGTCGAATAATAGGATTGGCATCTGATTGCTCCTCGCCTCTCTCTACAGCAGCCTTACCGGCCTGGCTTTCGGCCGCAGAAAAGTCTCGGCGTCGGTTCTTGTAGATCGTCTGGCCAGCGTCGCTGACTGGTGATAGAACACCAGTAATTGTTTGCCCAGCTGCGTCTTTTCGCACTGTTATCTTGCCGGCCACTGTTTTAAACTCTGGGCGTGAGATTACGTATGAGTGCGAGCCTGGTTCAAGGTATACGGTATCTCCCCCGTGGTTTTTACCATCAATCTTAACTGTTGCGTCAGCCGGTGCTTTAATAATCCTGATCGCTACCTTGCCGTCGGCTTGGTGTATTTGGATAATTGACCAGACGATAATTCCGATAAAAGCAAGTGCTACTATGGCGATGGCTATCTTTGTTTTATGTACGTTATCCATACCCTACTTCTTTCTGTACCATGTTGTATCTGATTTGGTCAAACTCTCTCGTCCGGCGACTGGTGCACGCTCGCAAAGTGAGGCGGAGGCGATCTTTGACGAGAATCCTGGAATATCTCCAACGTAGATGAATGTATGACCAGGAAGCATCGCTACATCGCCAGGTTTTAACGTGCCAGTGTCTATCTCACTACCCTTCCCTAGTCTCTGCCAGTTTTCTCTCAACCACTTCTCTTGGGTGTCTGTCGGTCCGCCTTTTGCGTCGTAGTTGTAGTGAGGTTCCCAGCCACTATTGACGACTAGTCGAGTAACAAACCCTCCACAGTCGACGCCGTCGCTTAGAGTTCTTTTTCCACACGTGCTTATCGTGCCACCAACATATTGACCGAGTTTCTGTGCTTCGGCAACGGCTGCTTCGTATTCCGGCTTAGCCTTGGTCGCGTCACCACCTTTACCTTTGTAGGTCGGCCAGGCATAAGCTAATGTGGTAGCGGAAAGATCTCCACCGGCAAAGGATGATGAATCTTCAGGGCAACCCCCCGATGTAGCGCCTGCGCCCGCAGGGTTAGCGGCAACAACGCCATCAACAATTCCCTTAGTGTATCTTGCGATTTCTCCCTCGTCCATCTTGCCGTCAGAGCCGTGAGCGAACTCGTTATACGACCACGGTATAGTTTCAGCAAATAGCGAAACGAGCGGAATATCTCCTTTTGAAGCTACGCTTTCACGGTTAAATATGCTCTTTTGCTGTGATCCATTCTCGTCCAATCCAACTTCTCGACCCTCGGCGGCGGCACGAGCTTTTGCGATTGCGGCATTGTACTGCTGACTTTTGGCGGCGGTTGTCTTGTTTGAGAAAGCCACTCTTTTATCCTGATACTGACGATATGCACCCTCGCGTTGTGCCCAAGCTTGGTTGACGGACTCGTTTGAGTGGAGACTGATGCCAATTGCGGCTTTTGCGGCAATGGCCGCTTCTGCACGTTCGCGGGCGGTTAGCTTTTGGGTGTCTGTAGTTCGGGATAGGACTACTGTAAATCCATTTTTTTCAAGCTCAGTTTTGACGCGATTTGCGACTTTTAGCATATTCTCGGTCTCGGGTGTGCTATAGGTTTCGGCCGCAACAAGCCCAGATTTTTCGTCAGTGTATCTCGATATAGCACCACCATGAC contains these protein-coding regions:
- a CDS encoding PEGA domain-containing protein, yielding MDNVHKTKIAIAIVALAFIGIIVWSIIQIHQADGKVAIRIIKAPADATVKIDGKNHGGDTVYLEPGSHSYVISRPEFKTVAGKITVRKDAAGQTITGVLSPVSDAGQTIYKNRRRDFSAAESQAGKAAVERGEEQSDANPIIRLLPYSNLLFTIGYRADPEDPTEKAIIIEIDAPPTYRDAAITQISAWGYNPAEYKIHFKNEENPFK
- the recF gene encoding DNA replication and repair protein RecF (All proteins in this family for which functions are known are DNA-binding proteins that assist the filamentation of RecA onto DNA for the initiation of recombination or recombinational repair.), with protein sequence MNIRSLRLQNFRNHSDETVSFDSPITVIYGNNGTGKTAILEAIYIALRGSSFRGTDKDILKNGKPWYRIDIETDSYEVTSVYGVNEYKRKYFLVEDRKSLRLPRQFRRPVVLFTPDDLRLVDGSPSRRRKYLDTFLSQYDPTYARQLRRYERALAQRNKLLKYTETTNETLFSWNVILSDAGTYIINARCDYINKLNQSIQAYYRDISGNNDHVRLEYTGYRASSQQLLHAYEHSLARDQCAQHTSVGPHRHDLEIRLNDRPAEEVASRGEVRTLILALKYREVDIVRANDEVDPVILLDDVFGELDEVRQNNLLKELDGLQIIITSTHTIGREGIAHIYLAD
- the dnaN gene encoding DNA polymerase III subunit beta, whose protein sequence is MELSVTQDNLARALSAVGRVASNRAGLPILGNILLRTEGTRLLVAATNLEIAATYYIGAKVSKQGSLTLPAKLVSEFISSLPKGTVDISTKGTSMTLTSGNFSSIMSGVDSSEFPELPSIDEKEAVAYTISVTDFKQAVNQTIITTSSDVTRPVLTGVYWHSIDGELYLAGTDGYRLAERRLVKTKSEIAAIVPTSSLQEVLRTITDGVDEIEVLFDDTQVRFRVGSAEITSRLIDGNYPDYRQLIPKESETSIQLRSDEFARIVKIAGLFARESGGSITLTADADTQQLSIHSIASELGENTSSADAKITTSGQVTLNSRYISEALGVLDGEVIEFRFSGKLSPCVLTSVEKNPNYTHIIMPLKS